One Phoenix dactylifera cultivar Barhee BC4 chromosome 14, palm_55x_up_171113_PBpolish2nd_filt_p, whole genome shotgun sequence DNA window includes the following coding sequences:
- the LOC103697062 gene encoding pentatricopeptide repeat-containing protein At5g43790-like has translation MCLPARSRAPATNLISLTRLTLKAFCPISTNTIHSLIKACAHLDHLKQVHAQLLTHGLHHYLPSLLSTTTLSYLSFGLLDFAFLLFRSIPNPSTYLWNILMRSCATHARFHHSLHLYSNLLSSGLRPGKFTFPFALKSCAALADLQLGRQLHHHVICFGCADDLFVGAALVDMYSKCGDVDDARLVFDKMSKRDLVSWTSMISGYAHNGCSTETLEFFGLMQQSDVKSNRVSLLSALLACGHLGALRRGECFHCYVIKTGLEPDILVATAVVDMYAKCGSLDLARLVFELADEKDVVCWSAMIASYGYHGLGKDAIAVFDQMVEARVKPNHATFTSLLSACSHSGLLEEGERYFHSMNDTFGVEPKLSHYACMVDILGRAGKLYEAQVLIEHMPMDPDSSLWGSLLGACQIYGDLDLAERIADRIFELNTNHSGYYVLLSNIYAAKSRWSDVERVRKLMVGRKVSKVQGFSMIELDNKVYKFGVGDRTHPLSSEIHSFLQEMLAEMKQLGYVPLMEFALHDAEDETKEAALPYHS, from the coding sequence ATGTGCTTGCCTGCCAGATCCCGAGCTCCGGCCACCAACCTAATCTCGCTCACCCGCCTCACTCTCAAAGCCTTTTGCCCCATTTCAACAAACACCATCCACTCTCTCATCAAAGCATGCGCCCATCTGGACCACCTCAAGCAAGTCCACGCCCAGCTCCTCACCCACGGCCTCCATCACTACCtaccctccctcctctccaccaccaccctctCCTACCTCTCCTTTGGTCTCCTCGACTttgccttcctcctcttccgctCCATCCCCAACCCCTCCACCTATCTCTGGAACATCCTGATGCGCTCCTGTGCCACCCATGCTCGCTTCCACCACTCCCTCCATCTCTACTCCAATCTCCTCTCCTCCGGCCTCCGCCCCGGCAAGTTCACCTTCCCCTTCGCCCTCAAATCCTGCGCCGCCCTCGCCGACCTCCAGCTCGGGAGGCAGCTCCACCACCATGTTATATGCTTCGGGTGCGCTGACGACCTCTTTGTCGGTGCCGCTCTTGTCGATATGTACTCCAAGTGCGGTGACGTCGACGATGCCCGTCTCGTGTTCGATAAAATGAGCAAGAGAGACTTGGTCTCGTGGACTTCGATGATATCGGGTTACGCCCACAATGGCTGCAGTACTGAGACATTGGAGTTTTTCGGTCTCATGCAGCAGTCGGACGTGAAGTCCAACCGCGTGAGCTTGTTGAGTGCCCTATTGGCGTGCGGTCATCTGGGGGCCCTCAGGAGGGGAGAGTGCTTTCATTGTTATGTGATCAAGACTGGATTGGAGCCCGACATTTTGGTTGCAACTGCGGTTGTTGATATGTATGCAAAGTGTGGGAGTCTCGATCTTGCACGATTGGTGTTTGAACTTGCAGATGAGAAGGATGTTGTGTGTTGGAGTGCAATGATAGCGAGCTATGGATACCATGGGCTTGGGAAGGATGCGATTGCAGTTTTTGATCAGATGGTGGAAGCTAGGGTGAAGCCAAACCATGCCACCTTTACTAGTCTCCTCTCTGCGTGTAGCCATTCAGGGCTGCTAGAAGAAGGCGAGAGGTATTTTCATTCGATGAATGACACATTTGGAGTGGAGCCGAAGCTGAGTCACTATGCATGCATGGTGGACATCCTTGGACGTGCAGGGAAGTTATATGAAGCTCAAGTGCTTATAGAACACATGCCCATGGATCCTGATTCTAGTTTATGGGGGTCTCTGCTTGGTGCTTGCCAGATCTATGGTGATTTAGATTTAGCAGAAAGAATTGCGGATAGAATCTTTGAGTTAAACACTAACCATTCTGGGTATTATGTTCTTCTCTCGAATATTTATGCAGCTAAGTCGAGGTGGAGCGATGTTGAGAGAGTGAGGAAGTTGATGGTGGGAAGAAAGGTGAGTAAAGTTCAGGGGTTTAGTATGATTGAGTTGGATAACAAAGTTTATAAGTTTGGAGTAGGTGACAGGACCCATCCACTGTCTTCGGAGATACACTCTTTTCTACAAGAAATGCTGGCAGAGATGAAACAGCTAGGTTATGTTCCTCTGATGGAATTTGCTCTTCATGATGCTGAAGATGAGACTAAGGAAGCTGCACTGCCCTATCACAGCTAG